In Lentibacillus amyloliquefaciens, one DNA window encodes the following:
- a CDS encoding replication-relaxation family protein, which yields MSSLDELTYATRRQLQVINNLSGDRNAHRILHDMERDRLISSIRKEQKIYYLTNTGKQQIGSSQAELKQSWVTHVLMRNDLYIELGMPGDWRKEVPAKINGEMLLIPDAMFTRNGESHFVEIDNKQKMQTNIEKIKKYKKLSDAVFGQLNHTPTLIWYSLSDIRKEKLKSACERYGVKFKIY from the coding sequence ATGTCCAGTTTGGATGAATTGACGTATGCCACGCGCCGACAATTGCAAGTCATTAATAACCTGAGCGGTGACAGAAACGCTCACAGAATCCTTCACGATATGGAAAGAGATAGATTGATTTCAAGCATACGGAAAGAGCAGAAGATTTATTATCTGACCAATACAGGAAAACAACAAATTGGCAGCAGTCAGGCCGAATTAAAGCAATCGTGGGTTACACATGTTTTGATGCGGAATGACCTCTATATCGAATTGGGTATGCCTGGTGATTGGCGCAAGGAAGTGCCTGCCAAAATTAATGGTGAAATGCTGCTGATACCAGATGCCATGTTCACACGGAATGGCGAAAGTCACTTTGTGGAGATTGACAACAAGCAAAAGATGCAGACTAACATTGAGAAAATAAAAAAGTATAAAAAATTAAGTGATGCTGTATTCGGACAATTAAACCACACACCAACTTTAATATGGTATTCGTTGTCTGATATTCGGAAAGAAAAATTAAAGTCAGCGTGTGAGAGGTATGGAGTTAAGTTTAAAATATATTGA
- a CDS encoding FtsK/SpoIIIE domain-containing protein, translating to MDFVIGGSLAAFSIYAAAKWQKSDKDKIQHTFRNVGYTVKDHEPKLFKTHKSDNSTLYTYHVPYGLIDDDELNVLDKVLNKPVNVSFVNGKLHIRVYKNKIPVRIKYDWNKTDDWTVPIGQSHDQFISHDFDKIPHMAISGMTRQGKTVLLKLIFSHLIHNHPDDAEFTIIDLKGGLEFNRFSNLEQVNAVASDVFEAKEALTSVLNQIRNDMYCFKSKGYTNVLNTNISNRKFIIVDEGAELTPGSHLSKEEKQDYQYCQNALSEIARVSGALGYRLIFATQYPTADTLPRQIKQNADAKISFRLPTETASRVAIDEKGAETLANVGRCIYRTHERREVQSLFVDDNDIKERLSVYDAPRAKENSETRKDYVQFG from the coding sequence ATGGATTTCGTTATTGGCGGGAGCTTGGCCGCATTTTCGATTTATGCTGCTGCTAAATGGCAGAAGTCCGATAAAGATAAAATACAGCATACGTTTCGTAATGTGGGTTACACCGTTAAAGATCATGAACCCAAATTATTTAAAACCCACAAATCAGATAACTCCACTCTTTACACTTATCATGTCCCATATGGTCTAATTGATGACGATGAATTAAACGTACTGGATAAAGTGTTAAATAAACCCGTCAATGTATCGTTTGTAAATGGCAAACTGCACATCAGAGTTTACAAAAATAAGATTCCAGTAAGAATTAAATATGATTGGAACAAAACCGATGACTGGACCGTTCCAATCGGTCAATCACACGATCAATTCATATCACATGATTTTGATAAAATCCCACATATGGCCATATCCGGCATGACGCGTCAGGGGAAAACCGTACTGCTTAAACTTATCTTTTCACATCTTATTCATAATCACCCTGATGACGCGGAATTTACAATCATTGATTTAAAAGGCGGGCTTGAATTTAACCGCTTCTCTAATCTGGAGCAAGTCAATGCGGTTGCAAGTGATGTATTTGAGGCGAAAGAGGCACTCACAAGCGTTTTAAATCAAATAAGGAATGATATGTACTGTTTTAAATCAAAAGGCTATACAAACGTTTTAAACACTAATATAAGCAATCGTAAATTTATCATCGTGGATGAAGGTGCAGAGCTTACACCAGGTTCTCACTTGTCAAAAGAAGAAAAGCAGGACTACCAATATTGCCAGAATGCTTTATCAGAAATTGCAAGAGTTTCCGGGGCCTTGGGCTATCGTCTCATTTTCGCTACACAATACCCTACGGCTGATACATTACCGCGGCAAATCAAACAAAATGCCGATGCTAAAATCAGTTTCCGGCTTCCAACTGAAACAGCTTCCCGTGTGGCTATTGATGAGAAGGGGGCGGAAACGCTGGCGAATGTAGGTAGGTGCATTTACCGCACACACGAACGGCGTGAAGTGCAATCTTTGTTTGTGGACGACAACGACATTAAGGAGAGGTTGAGTGTATATGATGCTCCAAGAGCGAAAGAAAACAGCGAGACACGAAAAGATTATGTCCAGTTTGGATGA
- a CDS encoding helix-turn-helix domain-containing protein produces MQVIKMKLLIDERIKESGLKKGYIAEKLGVNKDTLSNWMHGRSMIPFDKAVKLAELLGCEVTELYE; encoded by the coding sequence ATGCAGGTGATAAAAATGAAATTATTGATTGATGAACGGATAAAAGAAAGTGGATTGAAGAAGGGATATATAGCAGAAAAGTTAGGTGTAAACAAAGATACACTTTCCAATTGGATGCATGGCCGGAGCATGATTCCGTTTGATAAGGCTGTTAAATTGGCTGAATTGTTGGGGTGTGAGGTTACGGAATTGTATGAATAA
- a CDS encoding N-acetylmuramoyl-L-alanine amidase, whose amino-acid sequence MATVYFDAGHTRNTFDRGGGKGVRRNGRSYEEHDSNIDIAEHAEKILKSHGFDVHITSQSYASSESLTSRTNEANRANADLLVSIHANAGASSANGACIFHWPTSEDFANIWANQWEDADTGVGLHGNGKHAVRVGTWTNLHMVREAAMPAYLIEHGFMTNDHDFDYIFGSKKDSYRKQCAEVIAKSVCEYFGVDYKGGSTYTPNHQEKSHTVSNNVDWVGTDDKGKELIITGSYVNYYDTQRWSNPTGAKKRGYKWEIDNLYKVNGSLQYRVQDENNDLYFTTGRSDLVKVGGEYTKDESSGGSNPAPKSGEGIVDYMNRIGMDSSYSNRSDLAAQYGINGYQGTASQNMQLLDYISGSGSGSGKSISQMANEIIRGEHGSGHANRRQSLGISKSQYEKVRKEVNKRL is encoded by the coding sequence CGCGGAAAAGATTTTAAAATCACATGGTTTTGATGTCCATATTACCAGTCAATCCTACGCAAGCAGTGAAAGTCTGACAAGCCGAACAAATGAAGCAAACCGCGCAAACGCTGACTTACTTGTATCCATTCACGCAAATGCGGGCGCGTCATCGGCTAATGGTGCATGTATTTTCCACTGGCCGACATCAGAGGACTTTGCTAATATATGGGCAAATCAGTGGGAAGATGCTGACACAGGTGTTGGTCTACATGGTAACGGTAAACACGCTGTCAGGGTTGGGACATGGACTAACCTCCACATGGTCAGAGAAGCGGCTATGCCTGCTTATTTGATTGAACATGGTTTCATGACTAACGACCATGACTTTGATTATATTTTTGGTAGTAAAAAAGACAGTTACCGCAAACAATGTGCTGAGGTAATCGCGAAATCTGTTTGTGAGTATTTTGGTGTGGATTATAAGGGAGGTAGTACCTATACCCCTAATCATCAAGAGAAGTCACACACAGTCAGTAATAACGTTGATTGGGTAGGCACAGACGACAAAGGAAAAGAATTAATTATCACTGGTTCGTACGTCAATTATTACGACACTCAGCGCTGGAGCAATCCCACAGGCGCCAAGAAACGCGGCTACAAATGGGAAATTGATAACCTATACAAGGTCAATGGCAGCTTACAATATCGTGTGCAGGACGAAAACAACGATTTATATTTTACCACTGGTCGCAGTGATCTTGTTAAGGTTGGTGGTGAGTATACAAAAGATGAATCAAGCGGTGGATCCAATCCTGCTCCGAAATCCGGTGAAGGAATCGTTGATTACATGAACAGAATCGGTATGGATTCATCATATAGCAATAGGTCAGACCTTGCTGCACAATACGGTATCAACGGTTATCAAGGAACTGCTTCACAGAATATGCAACTACTTGATTATATCAGCGGTTCAGGAAGTGGATCCGGCAAATCAATCAGTCAAATGGCTAACGAGATTATTCGAGGTGAACATGGCAGCGGTCATGCCAATAGAAGGCAGTCGCTTGGCATCAGTAAATCGCAGTACGAAAAAGTTAGAAAAGAAGTAAATAAGCGACTTTAA